The following are from one region of the Flavobacteriaceae bacterium UJ101 genome:
- the ribE|RIB5 gene encoding riboflavin synthase (Catalyzes the dismutation of two molecules of 6,7- dimethyl-8-ribityllumazine, resulting in the formation of riboflavin and 5-amino-6-(D-ribitylamino)uracil; Contains 2 lumazine-binding repeats.; KEGG: frf:LO80_06725 riboflavin synthase): protein MFTGIIEDLGKVTHLAKDQDNLHITVQSSFTEEIKIDQSIAHNGVCLTVIDIKNDEYTVTAIKETLEKTNLNSLKTGDEINLERCLKVGGRLDGHMVQGHVDQTATCVKIEDANGSTFFTFEYVPQGNTTVEKGSVCVNGISLTVINSTQNQFSVAIIPYTIEHTNLKHIKVGDLVNIEFDILGKYIAKLMHK from the coding sequence ATGTTTACAGGTATTATTGAAGATTTAGGAAAAGTAACACATCTAGCGAAAGATCAGGACAATTTACATATCACAGTTCAATCTTCCTTTACGGAAGAAATAAAAATTGACCAAAGTATTGCACATAATGGGGTTTGTTTAACTGTCATCGATATAAAAAACGATGAATATACTGTAACCGCAATTAAAGAAACCTTAGAAAAAACCAATTTAAATTCATTAAAGACAGGTGATGAAATTAATTTGGAACGATGTTTAAAAGTGGGTGGTAGACTTGATGGACATATGGTTCAAGGTCATGTAGACCAAACGGCTACTTGTGTTAAAATCGAAGATGCTAATGGAAGTACTTTCTTCACTTTTGAATATGTTCCTCAAGGAAATACTACAGTTGAAAAAGGTTCTGTTTGTGTAAACGGAATTAGTTTAACCGTTATCAATTCAACCCAAAACCAGTTTTCTGTAGCTATTATACCTTATACTATCGAACATACCAATTTAAAACATATCAAAGTTGGAGATTTAGTTAATATAGAATTTGATATTTTAGGAAAATACATTGCTAAATTAATGCATAAATAA
- the pdxA gene encoding 4-hydroxythreonine-4-phosphate dehydrogenase (Catalyzes the NAD(P)-dependent oxidation of 4- (phosphohydroxy)-L-threonine (HTP) into 2-amino-3-oxo-4- (phosphohydroxy)butyric acid which spontaneously decarboxylates to form 3-amino-2-oxopropyl phosphate (AHAP); Belongs to the PdxA family.; KEGG: cao:Celal_1343 4-hydroxythreonine-4-phosphate dehydrogenase) produces MKNHKNKIRVGISVGDTNGIGPEIILKTLQKKGLLEFFTPVIFGSTKLFSYYKNTLKITTNVNGVRSADDIVDNKINVVNIWKDNLAIEMGVPTEMSGKYAFESLQAATNALKEEKVDILVTAPINKENIQSEQFSFPGHTEYLENELEGNSLMFMVHDEIKVGLVTNHIPVHEVSAAISRKKIQKKARLIHKSLVQDFQISKPKIAVLGLNPHNGDGGLIGNEEIEKIIPAIEQLTQEGILAFGPFAADSFFGSGEYLNYDAVLAMYHDQGLIPFKNITFGNGVNFTAGLDKIRTSPDHGTAYDIVGQNKAEEISFQQAIFKGIELFKIRTEFFELTENPLQKQDMEMNYNQYSSNDKDVDTEGLKELE; encoded by the coding sequence ATGAAAAATCATAAAAATAAAATAAGAGTGGGGATTAGTGTTGGTGATACCAACGGAATAGGGCCAGAAATCATTTTAAAAACATTACAGAAAAAAGGGTTGTTAGAGTTTTTTACACCGGTTATTTTTGGATCGACTAAGCTGTTTTCTTATTATAAAAATACATTGAAAATTACAACCAATGTCAACGGTGTTCGTAGTGCTGATGATATAGTTGATAATAAAATAAATGTAGTAAATATCTGGAAAGATAATTTGGCAATAGAAATGGGAGTTCCAACAGAAATGTCTGGGAAATATGCTTTTGAATCACTTCAAGCAGCGACTAATGCTCTAAAAGAAGAGAAAGTAGATATTTTGGTTACAGCACCTATTAATAAGGAGAATATCCAATCAGAACAATTTTCTTTCCCAGGTCATACAGAATATTTGGAAAATGAATTAGAAGGAAATTCATTAATGTTTATGGTTCATGATGAAATTAAAGTAGGGTTGGTAACGAACCATATTCCTGTGCATGAAGTATCTGCAGCTATTTCTAGAAAGAAAATTCAAAAGAAAGCCCGATTAATACATAAATCTTTAGTACAGGATTTTCAGATTTCAAAACCTAAAATAGCTGTTTTAGGACTTAATCCTCATAATGGTGATGGAGGTTTAATAGGGAATGAAGAAATAGAAAAAATTATTCCGGCAATTGAGCAATTAACACAAGAAGGTATTTTAGCCTTTGGACCTTTTGCTGCGGATAGCTTTTTTGGATCAGGTGAATATTTAAATTATGATGCTGTTTTGGCTATGTATCATGATCAAGGATTAATTCCTTTTAAGAATATTACATTTGGGAATGGGGTTAACTTTACAGCGGGGTTAGATAAGATACGAACTTCTCCTGACCATGGAACAGCTTATGATATTGTAGGACAAAATAAAGCAGAAGAAATTTCGTTTCAACAAGCTATCTTTAAAGGAATAGAATTATTCAAAATTCGTACTGAGTTTTTTGAGTTGACAGAGAATCCACTACAAAAACAAGATATGGAGATGAATTACAATCAGTATTCTTCAAATGATAAGGATGTTGATACCGAAGGTTTAAAAGAATTAGAATAA
- a CDS encoding 50S ribosomal protein L32 (Belongs to the ribosomal protein L32P family.): protein MAHPKRKISKTRRDKRRTHYKAETPTLSTCSETGEIHLRHRAHWHEGKLYYRGKVVMEKEVAEIED, encoded by the coding sequence ATGGCGCATCCTAAACGAAAAATCTCGAAAACGAGAAGAGATAAACGAAGAACGCACTATAAAGCAGAAACACCAACTTTATCAACATGTTCAGAAACTGGTGAAATTCATTTAAGACACCGTGCTCACTGGCATGAAGGAAAACTTTACTACAGAGGAAAAGTAGTAATGGAAAAAGAAGTTGCTGAAATAGAAGATTAA
- a CDS encoding beta-ketoacyl-[acyl-carrier-protein] synthase III (Catalyzes the condensation reaction of fatty acid synthesis by the addition to an acyl acceptor of two carbons from malonyl-ACP. Catalyzes the first condensation reaction which initiates fatty acid synthesis and may therefore play a role in governing the total rate of fatty acid production. Possesses both acetoacetyl-ACP synthase and acetyl transacylase activities. Its substrate specificity determines the biosynthesis of branched- chain and/or straight-chain of fatty acids; Belongs to the FabH family.; KEGG: pgi:PG2141 3-oxoacyl-(acyl-carrier-protein) synthase III) → MKAAITAIGGYVPEDILSNTDLEKIVETNDEWIRTRTGIEERRILKDPAKPTSYMAIKAVQEIIEKKKVDPKTIDAVILGTITSDYGVAATAAHVATQIGAVNAFAYDLVAACSGFVYSYSMGTSLIQSGRYRKVLVVCADKMSSIVNYEDRNTCIIFGDGAGAVLLEPGEEFGFESEILRSDGDGADFLKSEYGGSMNPITVEAVENRLHYFKQEGRQVFKNAVSRMSEVFNELLKKNNLTAEDIDWVLPHQANKRIIEAVANHGSIPMEKVLVNIQRYGNTTNATIPLLLWDFESKFKKGDKIIFVTFGGGFTWGATLLTWSY, encoded by the coding sequence ATGAAAGCTGCAATAACGGCAATTGGGGGGTATGTGCCAGAAGACATTCTGTCAAATACAGATTTAGAAAAAATAGTCGAAACGAATGATGAATGGATCAGAACAAGAACAGGTATTGAAGAAAGAAGGATTTTAAAAGATCCGGCAAAGCCTACTTCTTATATGGCCATTAAAGCTGTTCAAGAGATAATAGAAAAGAAAAAGGTAGATCCTAAAACAATTGATGCGGTTATTTTAGGAACCATTACTTCAGATTATGGAGTAGCGGCCACAGCAGCTCATGTTGCAACTCAAATTGGAGCTGTCAACGCCTTTGCTTATGATCTTGTGGCAGCATGTTCTGGTTTTGTTTATTCATACTCTATGGGAACATCTCTAATACAATCAGGACGCTATAGGAAAGTATTGGTTGTATGCGCTGATAAGATGTCTAGTATTGTTAATTACGAAGATCGAAATACGTGTATTATTTTTGGAGATGGAGCTGGAGCTGTTTTATTGGAGCCAGGAGAAGAGTTTGGATTTGAAAGTGAAATTCTTCGTTCCGATGGAGATGGAGCTGATTTTCTAAAAAGTGAATATGGAGGATCAATGAATCCAATAACAGTTGAAGCTGTAGAAAATAGATTACACTATTTTAAACAAGAAGGAAGGCAAGTCTTTAAAAATGCTGTTTCAAGAATGTCAGAAGTATTTAATGAATTATTAAAGAAGAATAATTTAACGGCAGAAGATATTGACTGGGTCTTACCACATCAGGCGAATAAACGAATTATTGAAGCCGTTGCGAACCATGGTTCCATACCAATGGAAAAAGTTTTAGTAAATATTCAACGATATGGAAACACCACCAATGCTACCATTCCTTTATTATTATGGGATTTTGAATCTAAATTTAAGAAGGGAGATAAAATTATTTTTGTTACTTTTGGGGGAGGTTTCACTTGGGGAGCCACATTATTAACTTGGTCATATTAA
- the oadA gene encoding oxaloacetate decarboxylase (This protein is a component of the acetyl coenzyme A carboxylase comple; first, biotin carboxylase catalyzes the carboxylation of the carrier protein and then the transcarboxylase transfers the carboxyl group to form malonyl-CoA; Contains 1 biotinyl-binding domain.; KEGG: ddh:Desde_2946 oxaloacetate decarboxylase, alpha subunit), which translates to MELKDIHNLIKFVSKSGVKEVDLEFEDVKIKIKNESEKTVYQQVPVQQPVAPVQQPVAVAPAVAPEVAPATPVAEKESTSENNNYIEIKSPMIGTFYRKPGPEKEPFVKVGDEISENSVVCMIEAMKLFNDIEAEVSGKVVKVLVDDATPVEYDQPLFLIDPS; encoded by the coding sequence ATGGAACTTAAAGATATACATAATCTAATCAAATTTGTTTCTAAATCAGGTGTAAAAGAAGTTGATTTAGAATTTGAAGATGTTAAAATTAAAATTAAGAACGAATCTGAAAAAACAGTTTATCAGCAAGTACCGGTGCAACAACCAGTAGCACCAGTTCAACAACCAGTAGCAGTAGCACCAGCTGTTGCACCTGAAGTAGCACCAGCTACACCGGTTGCAGAAAAAGAATCTACGTCAGAAAATAATAATTATATAGAAATCAAATCACCTATGATCGGTACATTCTACCGTAAACCAGGTCCTGAAAAAGAACCATTTGTTAAAGTAGGGGATGAAATTTCAGAAAATTCTGTTGTATGTATGATTGAAGCTATGAAATTGTTTAATGATATTGAAGCTGAGGTTTCAGGTAAAGTTGTTAAAGTTTTAGTAGACGATGCTACACCAGTTGAATACGATCAACCTTTATTTTTAATAGATCCTTCGTAA
- the accC gene encoding acetyl-CoA carboxylase (Contains 1 ATP-grasp domain; Contains 1 biotin carboxylation domain.; KEGG: wgl:WIGMOR_0138 acetyl-CoA carboxylase, biotin carboxylase subunit): protein MFKKILIANRGEIALRIIRTAKEMGIKTVAVYSTADVESLHVRFADEAVCIGPAAGSESYLKIPNIIAAAEITNADAIHPGYGFLSENAHFSKMCENHGIKFIGASPEMIEKMGDKATAKATMIEAGVPCVPGSEGIIESVEQAKKLASEMGYPVMIKATAGGGGKGMRAIFSEEEMDKSWESAVQEASAAFGNGDMYMEKLILEPRHIEIQIAGDQNGKACHLSERDCSVQRRHQKLVEETPSPFMTDELRERMGQAAVLAAEYIKYEGVGTVEFLVDKDRNFYFMEMNTRIQVEHPITEQVVDYDLIREQIKLAAGEPISGEDYYPKLHSIECRINAEDPFNDFRPSPGKITHLHLPGGHGIRIDTHVYAGYTISPYYDSMIAKLIVTAQTREECITKMKRALEEFVIEGIKTTIPFHLQLMDNEDFISGNYTTKFMEDFVLEKEV, encoded by the coding sequence ATGTTTAAAAAAATATTAATAGCCAATAGAGGAGAGATTGCACTTCGTATTATTCGTACGGCAAAAGAAATGGGAATAAAAACGGTTGCTGTATATTCAACAGCAGATGTTGAAAGTTTACATGTTCGATTTGCAGACGAGGCGGTTTGTATAGGTCCTGCTGCTGGTTCAGAATCTTATTTAAAAATTCCTAATATTATTGCTGCTGCTGAAATTACGAATGCAGATGCTATCCACCCAGGATACGGTTTTCTTTCAGAAAATGCTCATTTTTCTAAGATGTGTGAAAATCATGGAATTAAATTTATTGGAGCATCTCCTGAAATGATTGAGAAAATGGGAGATAAAGCTACAGCTAAGGCTACAATGATTGAGGCTGGAGTACCTTGTGTTCCTGGTTCTGAAGGAATTATTGAATCTGTTGAACAAGCAAAAAAGTTAGCTAGTGAAATGGGGTACCCAGTAATGATTAAAGCAACTGCTGGGGGAGGTGGAAAAGGAATGCGTGCTATATTTTCTGAAGAGGAAATGGATAAGTCATGGGAATCTGCTGTTCAAGAGGCATCAGCTGCTTTTGGTAACGGAGATATGTACATGGAAAAATTAATTCTGGAACCACGCCATATTGAAATTCAAATTGCTGGAGATCAAAATGGAAAAGCATGCCACTTATCAGAAAGAGATTGTTCGGTTCAACGACGTCATCAAAAATTAGTAGAAGAAACACCTTCTCCTTTTATGACAGATGAACTTCGTGAGAGAATGGGACAAGCAGCAGTTTTAGCTGCAGAATATATAAAATATGAAGGAGTAGGTACGGTTGAATTCTTAGTAGATAAAGATCGTAACTTCTACTTTATGGAAATGAATACACGTATTCAAGTAGAGCACCCTATTACAGAACAAGTGGTAGATTATGACTTAATTCGTGAACAAATTAAATTAGCTGCAGGAGAACCTATTTCAGGAGAAGATTATTACCCTAAATTACATTCAATAGAATGTCGTATTAATGCAGAAGATCCTTTTAATGATTTTAGACCTTCGCCAGGGAAAATAACACATTTACACTTGCCAGGAGGTCATGGAATACGTATTGATACACACGTTTATGCAGGATATACGATTTCTCCTTATTATGATTCTATGATAGCGAAGTTAATTGTGACAGCTCAAACACGTGAAGAATGCATTACAAAAATGAAGCGTGCTTTAGAAGAATTTGTTATTGAGGGAATTAAAACAACCATTCCGTTCCATTTGCAATTAATGGATAATGAAGATTTTATAAGTGGAAACTATACCACAAAATTCATGGAAGATTTTGTTTTAGAAAAGGAAGTTTAA
- a CDS encoding iron-dependent repressor IdeR (Metal-dependent DNA-binding protein that controls transcription of many genes involved in iron metabolism; Contains 1 HTH dtxR-type DNA-binding domain.), translating into MTNKLNTTNITKSEEDYLKALFHLTSSDLNNKVGNNQLADFLSLSPASVNNMVKKLKSKQWVLSERYGKLELTTEGRAIALNLIRKHRLWETFLYKYMNFTWDEVHEVAEQLEHVKSQKLIDELDRFMGYPKKDPHGDIIPGQDGDYATLKKLKLSELQIHDTCRIVAVNDNSIAFLQYVSKLGLILSSEITVQDVFKFDHTLQIAFDGKVETVSQKFAENVFVELISK; encoded by the coding sequence ATGACTAACAAATTAAATACTACAAACATAACAAAAAGTGAAGAAGATTATTTAAAAGCCTTATTTCATCTTACTTCTAGCGACTTAAACAACAAGGTTGGGAACAATCAATTAGCCGATTTTTTATCTTTATCTCCAGCTTCGGTAAATAATATGGTTAAAAAATTGAAGAGCAAACAATGGGTTTTAAGTGAGCGCTACGGAAAATTAGAGTTAACAACTGAAGGAAGAGCCATTGCATTAAACCTTATTCGTAAACACCGTCTTTGGGAAACTTTTTTATATAAATACATGAATTTTACATGGGACGAAGTTCATGAAGTGGCAGAACAATTAGAACATGTGAAATCTCAAAAATTAATTGATGAATTGGATCGCTTTATGGGATATCCTAAAAAAGATCCTCATGGTGATATTATTCCTGGGCAAGATGGAGATTATGCAACGCTAAAAAAATTAAAACTCTCCGAATTACAGATACATGACACTTGTAGAATAGTAGCTGTAAATGATAATTCCATCGCTTTTTTACAATATGTATCTAAACTAGGATTAATCTTAAGTTCAGAAATTACAGTTCAAGATGTTTTTAAATTTGATCACACACTACAAATTGCCTTCGATGGGAAAGTAGAAACCGTTTCTCAGAAATTTGCAGAAAATGTTTTTGTAGAATTAATTTCAAAATAA
- a CDS encoding zinc-binding lipoprotein AdcA (Part of the ATP-driven transport system AdcABC for zinc. Required for transformability (By similarity); Belongs to the bacterial solute-binding protein 9 family.) produces MKKYILLGVMSLFLASCQNKQQSNSGKLNVVTTTTMLTDLVKNIGGDVISVEGLMGSGVDPHLYKASEGDVTKLFNADVVFYNGLHLEGKLEDVFEKMKHQNKITIPVSDTINKKELISSEAFASNYDPHIWFNIENWKQITQYVVNQLKKEDPKNASVFEENGKKYLKKLEELEGEIRTEINKLPEEQRILVTAHDAFNYFGKAYHFNVVGLQGLSTATEAGVRDVQKLSDFIIKNKVKAIFVESSVPKRTIEALQKAVESKGNKVAIGGTLYSDALGDSGTIEGTYLGMYRYNTKTIVEALK; encoded by the coding sequence ATGAAAAAGTATATTCTATTAGGAGTAATGAGTTTATTTTTAGCAAGTTGTCAAAATAAGCAGCAATCAAATTCAGGGAAATTGAACGTCGTAACGACGACAACTATGTTAACTGATTTAGTAAAAAATATAGGAGGTGATGTTATTTCTGTTGAAGGATTGATGGGAAGTGGAGTAGATCCACATTTGTATAAAGCAAGTGAAGGGGATGTTACCAAATTATTTAATGCAGATGTTGTATTTTACAACGGATTGCATTTAGAAGGGAAATTGGAAGATGTTTTTGAAAAAATGAAACATCAAAACAAAATAACCATTCCGGTAAGTGATACAATCAATAAAAAAGAATTAATTTCTTCAGAGGCATTTGCTTCAAATTATGATCCACATATTTGGTTTAACATTGAAAATTGGAAACAAATTACACAATATGTAGTTAATCAATTGAAAAAAGAAGATCCTAAGAATGCTTCTGTTTTTGAAGAAAATGGTAAGAAATACTTAAAAAAATTAGAAGAATTAGAGGGAGAGATTCGAACAGAGATTAATAAATTACCAGAAGAACAACGTATTTTAGTTACAGCGCATGATGCCTTTAATTATTTTGGGAAAGCATATCATTTTAATGTTGTAGGTTTGCAAGGTTTATCAACGGCCACAGAAGCAGGGGTTCGTGATGTACAAAAATTATCAGACTTTATTATAAAAAATAAGGTGAAAGCCATTTTTGTAGAAAGTTCAGTTCCTAAAAGAACAATAGAAGCATTGCAAAAAGCAGTTGAATCAAAAGGGAATAAAGTAGCTATAGGAGGAACTTTATATTCAGATGCTTTAGGAGATTCAGGTACTATTGAAGGGACGTATTTAGGAATGTATCGATATAACACTAAAACAATTGTAGAGGCATTAAAATAA
- the pstB gene encoding phosphate-transporting ATPase (Part of the ABC transporter complex PstSACB involved in phosphate import. Responsible for energy coupling to the transport system; Belongs to the ABC transporter superfamily. Phosphate importer (TC 3.A.1.7) family; Contains 1 ABC transporter domain.; KEGG: vvu:VV1_0461 phosphate transport system ATP-binding protein) — protein sequence MTQEKIAIQVDDLTVAYKYKPVLWDIDLRIPEGVLMAIVGPNGAGKSTLIKSILGIITPIAGSVKIYDKSYKEQRKLVAYVPQKGSVDWDFPTTALDVVMMGTYGSLGWIKRPGQKEKKIALEALEKVGMLPFKNRQISQLSGGQQQRIFLARALVQNASIYFMDEPFQGVDATTEKAIINILKELRKAGKTVIVVHHDLQTVPEYFDWVTFLNVKKIATGPVATIFNDDNLTKTYGINYKVSIQQ from the coding sequence ATGACTCAAGAAAAAATAGCCATACAAGTAGATGATTTAACTGTTGCGTATAAATACAAACCTGTTTTATGGGATATTGATTTGAGAATTCCTGAAGGTGTGTTGATGGCCATTGTAGGACCAAACGGGGCAGGAAAATCCACTTTGATTAAATCTATATTAGGTATTATAACACCTATTGCAGGTAGTGTGAAAATATACGATAAATCGTATAAAGAACAGCGAAAGTTAGTAGCTTACGTTCCACAAAAGGGAAGTGTTGATTGGGATTTTCCTACAACCGCTTTAGATGTAGTTATGATGGGTACATATGGTTCTTTAGGGTGGATTAAAAGACCGGGTCAAAAAGAGAAAAAAATAGCATTGGAAGCATTAGAAAAAGTAGGAATGTTACCTTTCAAGAATAGACAAATTAGTCAATTGTCAGGAGGACAGCAACAGCGTATTTTTTTAGCAAGAGCCTTGGTGCAAAATGCTTCAATCTACTTTATGGATGAGCCTTTTCAAGGAGTTGATGCTACTACAGAAAAAGCTATAATTAACATTTTAAAAGAATTACGTAAAGCTGGGAAAACAGTAATTGTTGTACATCATGATTTACAAACAGTGCCTGAATACTTTGATTGGGTTACCTTTTTGAATGTTAAAAAAATAGCTACGGGACCTGTAGCGACTATTTTTAATGATGATAATTTAACCAAAACCTATGGTATTAATTATAAGGTGAGTATCCAACAATAA
- a CDS encoding manganese transport system membrane protein MntC (This protein is probably a component of a manganese permease, a binding protein-dependent, ATP-driven transport system; Belongs to the ABC-3 integral membrane protein family.), with protein sequence MSITDYIELIFTDYTLRTITLGTAVLGAICGMLGSFAVLRKQSLLGDAISHAALPGIAIAFLVTGTKNGNVLLVGALISGLVGAFWIRGITRNTHLKSDTALGIILSVFFGFGMLLLTFIQKQPNANQAGLDKYLFGQAATLMEKDVMMMSIVMGICLIVLFVFWKEFKLLLFDADYTKTLGFNIQFLDILITSFIVLAIVLGLQTVGVVLMSAMLLAPAAAARQWTNSLGMMVFLAAIFGAFSGVFGTWISASSNHLSTGPVIVLVASVFVLFSFVFSPSRGLLFREIRFIQNRNDLELHKTLTFMYHIAMDHENRSHPHAIKILNNFHGFSRKSLRKLENKDWVKVEGQMWSLTEKGYYEAENLYNQLNQNQDD encoded by the coding sequence ATGTCCATAACCGATTATATAGAATTAATTTTTACCGATTATACTTTACGGACGATAACATTAGGAACAGCTGTGTTAGGAGCCATTTGTGGAATGTTAGGAAGTTTTGCTGTATTGCGTAAACAAAGCTTATTAGGTGATGCTATTTCCCATGCAGCATTACCAGGTATAGCCATTGCTTTTTTAGTTACAGGAACCAAAAATGGAAATGTATTATTGGTAGGTGCTTTAATTAGTGGCTTAGTAGGCGCCTTTTGGATTCGTGGAATTACACGAAATACCCATCTTAAATCGGATACCGCTTTAGGGATTATTTTGTCTGTGTTTTTTGGGTTTGGGATGTTACTCTTAACGTTTATTCAAAAACAACCCAATGCCAATCAAGCAGGATTGGATAAATATCTTTTTGGACAAGCAGCAACACTGATGGAAAAAGATGTGATGATGATGAGTATTGTCATGGGAATATGTTTGATTGTTCTTTTTGTTTTTTGGAAAGAATTTAAACTATTGCTTTTTGATGCTGATTATACCAAAACATTAGGCTTTAATATTCAATTTTTAGATATTTTAATTACGTCATTTATTGTGTTGGCTATTGTATTAGGTTTACAAACAGTAGGTGTCGTGTTAATGAGTGCGATGTTATTAGCTCCGGCAGCAGCAGCTCGACAATGGACGAATAGCTTAGGGATGATGGTTTTTCTAGCAGCTATTTTTGGTGCTTTTTCAGGTGTTTTTGGAACATGGATTAGTGCAAGTTCCAATCATCTATCAACAGGGCCTGTAATCGTTTTAGTAGCATCTGTTTTTGTATTGTTTTCCTTTGTTTTTTCACCGAGTAGAGGTTTATTATTTAGAGAGATTCGCTTTATTCAAAATCGTAATGATTTAGAATTACATAAAACGTTAACCTTTATGTATCATATAGCAATGGATCATGAAAATCGATCGCATCCACATGCTATAAAAATTTTAAATAATTTTCATGGATTTTCAAGAAAATCATTAAGAAAATTAGAAAATAAAGATTGGGTGAAAGTAGAAGGCCAAATGTGGTCTCTAACGGAAAAAGGATATTATGAAGCAGAAAATTTATATAATCAATTAAATCAAAACCAAGATGACTAA